In Abditibacteriaceae bacterium, one DNA window encodes the following:
- a CDS encoding TAT-variant-translocated molybdopterin oxidoreductase encodes MSDQTHETIDSRASISFAPSPVASAAKPLDLAAARARLEGARGRDYWQSLEELADEPGFHDMIQKEFPGQAPASWAPLERRDFLKLMGASLALAGLAGCARQPQEGIVPFVSDPENVVLGKPLFYATAYVHRGYAFGALAEQNSGRPTKIEGNPDHPVTRGKTNIWMQASVLEMWDPDRSQGVRENAAESTWESFTGAIQGVRSQMAASRGAGVHVLTGTVTSPTVVSQMADLQRRFPAMQWHVWEPAGMDGSRDGVRQATGRDAMPVYNFAAADVVVSLDCDFLLEEPAHLIYARDFISRRRVREAETGKTATMNRLYVAESTPTITGAKADHRLSIRASEVATFASALAGALGGAAGAALPKATGGDTAKFVAAVVKDLSAARGRSLVVAGINQPAAVHALALQINQTLGNIGKTVTFRAPVEAMASGGMGAAGLKRLVDAMNAGSVKSLFILDSNPVFAAPADAKFLDAMKKVPFRAHLGSYFDETAAWCQWHVPLSHPLESWGDARAVDGTATIIQPVIQPLYQSFSAPEVLSALQGSFRKGYEIVKDFWRTQPQARVGGADFEKFWQTALHSGVIPGTAAPALPLTVRSASTVLPTPAATQGIEVQFRPDPTIWDGRYANLGWLQELPKPLTKVAWDNTAQMSPKTAETLGVTTQDVVEIKVGNATVKAPVFIVAGQPDNSVTLHLGFGRERGGRLAEGVGVNVYPLRTTDALWFRSGASVKPTGEKILIACTQPHHNLHGRNHVREATLVDYRKNPTFVNDYEAEFHVGPHHDEAHGEAHSDEGKHATNAGGKHDETKADSTHADIGDSPATGAGKKPPQFKDFTDQQYEFPMHTEGEGRAPVAGYIPGTAEKNKKADGSTVSGNPGNPSHPTLYPQWKYEGYAWGMAVDLQSCIGCQACVVGCIAENNIATVGKDEVLRGREMHWIRIDTYYRGPIENPETSFQPMLCQHCENAPCEPVCPVQATSHSAEGINEMTYNRCIGTRYCSNNCPYKVRRFNFLQYSEQDNPQISLMKNPEVTTRSRGVMEKCNFCVQRVSLARIEAEKAQTRLQDGDVVTACQQACPTDAIIFGDLNDPSSRVSKLKKKDLNYGVLTELNTQPRVTYLAKVTNPSEGLPTFGKPEHDTPENVWEKGE; translated from the coding sequence ATGTCCGATCAGACACACGAGACAATAGATTCGCGCGCAAGCATTTCTTTTGCGCCGTCGCCGGTTGCGAGCGCAGCCAAACCGCTCGATTTAGCGGCGGCTCGCGCGCGGCTGGAAGGCGCACGAGGCCGCGATTACTGGCAGTCACTGGAAGAACTGGCCGATGAGCCGGGCTTCCACGATATGATCCAGAAGGAATTTCCCGGTCAGGCGCCCGCGTCGTGGGCACCGCTCGAACGCCGCGACTTTCTGAAACTCATGGGCGCTTCTCTCGCCCTCGCAGGCCTGGCCGGTTGCGCCCGTCAGCCGCAGGAAGGCATCGTGCCTTTCGTCAGCGACCCCGAGAACGTGGTGCTCGGCAAGCCGCTCTTTTATGCGACGGCTTATGTGCATCGCGGCTACGCGTTCGGCGCTCTGGCCGAGCAGAATTCGGGACGCCCGACGAAAATCGAAGGCAACCCCGACCATCCGGTAACGCGCGGCAAAACCAATATCTGGATGCAGGCCAGCGTTCTTGAGATGTGGGACCCAGATCGTTCGCAGGGCGTGCGCGAGAACGCCGCCGAGTCGACGTGGGAAAGTTTCACCGGCGCGATTCAAGGCGTGCGCTCGCAGATGGCCGCTTCGCGCGGCGCGGGCGTTCACGTTTTGACGGGAACCGTCACTTCACCCACCGTTGTTTCCCAAATGGCCGATTTGCAGCGCCGTTTTCCTGCAATGCAGTGGCACGTTTGGGAACCGGCGGGCATGGATGGTTCGCGTGATGGCGTTCGTCAGGCGACGGGCCGCGACGCGATGCCGGTTTACAATTTCGCCGCTGCCGACGTGGTCGTTTCGCTCGACTGCGACTTCTTGCTCGAAGAACCGGCGCACCTGATTTATGCGCGCGATTTCATTTCGCGCCGTCGCGTGCGCGAAGCCGAAACCGGCAAAACCGCCACGATGAACCGCCTTTATGTGGCGGAAAGCACGCCGACAATTACAGGCGCTAAAGCCGATCATCGCTTGAGCATTCGTGCCAGCGAAGTTGCGACTTTTGCTTCGGCGCTCGCCGGTGCACTTGGTGGAGCCGCTGGAGCCGCGTTGCCCAAAGCAACCGGCGGCGATACAGCGAAGTTCGTCGCTGCGGTTGTCAAAGATTTAAGCGCTGCACGCGGTCGCAGCCTTGTTGTTGCAGGCATCAACCAGCCGGCAGCCGTTCACGCGCTGGCATTGCAGATCAACCAGACGCTGGGCAACATCGGCAAAACCGTGACGTTCCGCGCGCCGGTCGAAGCAATGGCTTCGGGCGGCATGGGAGCGGCGGGATTGAAGCGCCTCGTCGATGCGATGAACGCCGGAAGCGTGAAGTCGCTGTTTATTCTCGATTCCAATCCGGTATTTGCGGCCCCCGCTGATGCGAAGTTCCTCGATGCGATGAAGAAAGTGCCGTTCCGCGCACATCTGGGTTCGTATTTCGATGAAACCGCCGCGTGGTGTCAGTGGCATGTGCCGTTGTCGCACCCGCTCGAAAGTTGGGGCGATGCACGCGCTGTCGATGGCACCGCGACGATTATTCAGCCCGTTATTCAGCCTCTTTATCAGAGCTTTTCGGCACCAGAAGTTTTGTCGGCCTTGCAGGGCAGCTTCCGCAAGGGCTACGAAATCGTCAAAGATTTCTGGCGCACTCAACCACAAGCGCGCGTCGGCGGCGCTGACTTTGAGAAATTCTGGCAGACCGCGCTACATTCCGGTGTGATTCCGGGCACGGCGGCTCCGGCTCTGCCGCTCACGGTACGGTCGGCTTCGACTGTACTTCCGACGCCCGCAGCGACGCAGGGTATTGAAGTGCAGTTCCGTCCCGACCCCACAATCTGGGATGGACGTTATGCCAACCTCGGTTGGTTGCAGGAACTGCCCAAGCCGCTGACAAAAGTCGCGTGGGACAACACCGCGCAGATGTCGCCGAAAACTGCCGAGACTTTGGGTGTAACGACGCAGGATGTTGTTGAAATCAAGGTTGGCAATGCGACGGTTAAAGCGCCGGTCTTCATTGTCGCCGGACAACCCGACAACTCCGTGACGCTGCATCTCGGCTTTGGCCGCGAGCGCGGTGGGCGTTTGGCCGAAGGCGTTGGCGTTAACGTTTATCCGCTCCGCACTACCGACGCGCTGTGGTTCAGGAGCGGCGCCAGCGTCAAACCGACGGGCGAGAAGATTTTGATTGCGTGTACACAGCCGCATCACAATCTGCATGGCCGCAACCATGTGCGCGAAGCAACGCTGGTTGATTACCGCAAAAATCCGACGTTCGTCAACGATTACGAAGCCGAATTCCATGTCGGGCCGCACCACGACGAAGCGCATGGTGAAGCCCACAGTGATGAGGGAAAGCACGCGACGAACGCCGGCGGCAAACACGACGAAACCAAGGCCGACTCGACGCACGCCGATATTGGCGACTCACCCGCGACAGGTGCTGGCAAGAAGCCGCCGCAATTCAAAGATTTTACCGACCAGCAGTACGAATTCCCGATGCACACCGAGGGCGAAGGACGCGCTCCTGTTGCGGGTTATATTCCTGGGACGGCAGAAAAGAACAAGAAAGCCGACGGCTCGACGGTCTCCGGCAATCCCGGTAATCCAAGCCACCCGACGCTTTATCCGCAGTGGAAATACGAAGGCTACGCGTGGGGCATGGCGGTTGACCTCCAATCGTGCATCGGTTGTCAGGCGTGCGTGGTTGGCTGTATCGCCGAGAACAACATCGCGACTGTGGGCAAGGACGAAGTCTTGCGCGGACGCGAAATGCACTGGATTCGCATCGACACCTATTATCGCGGGCCGATTGAAAATCCCGAAACATCATTCCAGCCGATGCTCTGCCAGCACTGCGAAAATGCTCCGTGCGAACCGGTTTGTCCGGTTCAGGCGACGAGCCACAGCGCCGAAGGCATCAACGAGATGACGTATAACCGTTGTATCGGCACGCGTTACTGCTCGAACAACTGCCCTTACAAAGTGCGGCGCTTTAACTTCCTGCAATATTCCGAGCAGGACAATCCGCAGATTTCGCTGATGAAAAACCCCGAAGTCACCACGCGTTCGCGCGGCGTGATGGAAAAGTGCAACTTCTGCGTCCAGCGTGTCAGCTTGGCGCGCATTGAGGCCGAGAAAGCCCAAACGAGACTGCAAGACGGTGACGTGGTGACGGCGTGCCAGCAGGCGTGCCCAACCGATGCGATTATCTTCGGCGACCTCAACGACCCGAGTTCGCGCGTCTCGAAGTTGAAGAAGAAAGATTTGAATTATGGCGTGCTGACGGAATTGAATACGCAGCCGCGCGTAACGTATCTGGCGAAAGTGACAAATCCGAGCGAAGGTCTGCCGACCTTCGGTAAGCCAGAGCACGACACGCCCGAAAACGTATGGGAGAAAGGCGAATAA
- the nrfD gene encoding NrfD/PsrC family molybdoenzyme membrane anchor subunit, whose protein sequence is MALKRITNGEVVNVSQRQGRESIWHVPRNTGEKNAIGTDIPESQFEMLGGNHTYETLTQGIAGVVNGKITMGWALGLLVSLGLLGVMFGSIVWVILNGVGVWGINIPVGWGWDIVNFVWWIGIGHAGTLISAVFLLVHQGWRTSINRFAEAMTIFAVMCAGLYPLMHVGRHQYAYWMLPIPNSMGLWPQFKSPLIWDVFAVSTYFTVSLLFWYVGLIPDLAVLRDRSKGRLAKVAYGAFALGWRNSGRHWHRYNAIYLLLAAFSTPLVLSVHSVVSFDFAFSQLPGWHTTIFPPYFVAGAVYAGFAMVLILAIPLRRWCHLEDFITMRHLENSGKIMLATSLIVFYGYIMEVFFGWYSANTYEGQLLATRFYGPKAIYYWALIFCNGIAPQILWWRSMRTSLPVLFIVSIIVSIGMWLERFVIISMSLERDFLPSSWGHYSPTWVDWSLYLGTFGLFFTMFLLFVRFLPSIAIAELRELLHHKLSHGHHDDHETAIQGASH, encoded by the coding sequence ATGGCGCTGAAACGCATTACCAACGGCGAGGTCGTCAATGTTTCGCAGCGGCAAGGGCGCGAAAGCATCTGGCACGTCCCACGAAATACCGGCGAGAAAAACGCCATCGGCACCGATATTCCTGAATCCCAATTCGAGATGCTCGGTGGTAATCACACTTACGAAACGCTTACTCAAGGTATTGCCGGCGTTGTCAATGGCAAAATCACGATGGGTTGGGCGCTCGGCCTCCTCGTTTCGCTCGGCTTGCTGGGCGTTATGTTCGGCTCGATCGTATGGGTGATTCTCAACGGCGTCGGTGTCTGGGGTATCAACATTCCCGTCGGCTGGGGCTGGGACATCGTCAACTTCGTGTGGTGGATTGGTATCGGCCACGCGGGAACCTTGATTTCGGCTGTGTTCCTGCTTGTGCATCAAGGTTGGCGAACATCGATTAACCGATTTGCGGAAGCGATGACGATCTTCGCCGTTATGTGTGCGGGCCTTTACCCGCTGATGCACGTCGGACGCCATCAATATGCTTACTGGATGCTGCCAATTCCCAACTCGATGGGACTGTGGCCGCAGTTCAAGAGTCCGCTGATCTGGGACGTTTTCGCGGTTTCGACGTACTTTACCGTTTCGCTGTTGTTCTGGTACGTTGGCCTCATTCCTGACCTTGCAGTTTTGCGCGACCGTTCAAAAGGTCGCCTGGCGAAAGTGGCTTATGGCGCTTTTGCGCTCGGTTGGCGCAACAGTGGCCGTCACTGGCATCGCTACAACGCGATTTACCTCTTGCTCGCAGCGTTCTCGACACCTCTGGTTTTGTCGGTGCACTCGGTCGTTTCGTTTGACTTCGCCTTTTCGCAGCTTCCTGGCTGGCACACAACCATCTTCCCACCGTACTTCGTTGCGGGTGCTGTTTACGCCGGTTTCGCGATGGTATTGATTCTCGCGATTCCTCTCCGCCGTTGGTGCCATCTCGAAGACTTCATCACCATGCGCCACTTGGAGAACAGCGGAAAAATCATGCTGGCAACCAGCCTGATCGTGTTCTACGGCTACATCATGGAAGTGTTCTTCGGTTGGTATTCGGCGAACACCTACGAAGGGCAGTTGCTGGCGACGCGCTTCTACGGCCCGAAGGCAATTTACTACTGGGCGTTGATATTCTGTAACGGCATCGCACCTCAGATTTTGTGGTGGCGTTCGATGCGAACCAGCTTGCCGGTGTTGTTTATCGTTTCGATTATCGTTTCGATTGGCATGTGGCTCGAACGCTTCGTGATTATTTCGATGTCGCTCGAACGCGACTTCCTGCCTTCGTCGTGGGGCCATTACTCGCCGACGTGGGTCGACTGGTCGCTGTATCTCGGCACCTTCGGTTTGTTCTTTACGATGTTCCTGCTTTTCGTGCGCTTCCTGCCTTCGATTGCGATTGCCGAATTGCGCGAACTGCTACATCACAAATTGTCGCATGGTCATCACGATGACCACGAAACCGCGATTCAGGGGGCGAGCCACTGA
- a CDS encoding DUF3341 domain-containing protein yields MEIALKDPMYGMMAEFDTPESMIAAVRATREAGYKKYDGFSPFPVEGLSDAIGDVDKRIPYLTLAGAITGFCTGYGLQYVTGVITYPINIGGRPLHAWPLFGPPTFELTVLFGCLTGIISMIVLNGLPQPYHPVFNVPSFERASTDRFFLLIESEDKNFDLARTRGFLQGLQPLAVHEVER; encoded by the coding sequence ATGGAAATCGCATTGAAAGACCCGATGTATGGGATGATGGCGGAGTTCGATACGCCTGAATCGATGATTGCTGCTGTTCGTGCAACGCGCGAAGCGGGCTACAAGAAATACGATGGCTTTTCACCGTTTCCGGTGGAAGGATTGTCGGACGCTATCGGCGATGTCGATAAGCGGATTCCGTACCTGACGCTCGCCGGCGCCATTACGGGCTTTTGCACCGGCTATGGCCTGCAATACGTTACGGGCGTCATCACCTATCCGATTAATATTGGCGGTCGTCCGTTGCACGCCTGGCCGCTTTTCGGCCCGCCGACCTTTGAATTGACGGTTTTGTTCGGCTGTCTCACTGGCATCATTTCGATGATTGTGCTCAACGGATTGCCGCAGCCGTATCATCCGGTGTTCAACGTGCCATCATTTGAGCGTGCTTCGACCGACCGATTTTTCCTGCTCATCGAAAGTGAAGACAAGAATTTCGATCTGGCGCGCACACGCGGATTTTTACAAGGCCTCCAGCCGCTTGCGGTTCACGAGGTGGAACGATGA
- a CDS encoding cytochrome c, producing the protein MKKLFLVLSGAAVLLPLAGCDRNMKFSPVDMWNRSRYKPLEPSPFFSNGSSTQPPVPGTVARGQLRTDELLYQGRVRGSGVSPLTTQGDGNNLAMRGSTGGSNASVGTVRGINNRGQGGRNTSSADLPVGDNGLGTDVTLATQYPFPITMTVLKRGEERYNTFCSPCHARVGDGNGMIVERGFPKPPSFHIDRLRKAPVGHYFDVITHGYGAMYPYGSRVETRDRWAIIAYIRLLQSRSAKYGIDGPQTDVEPGKPLFKGGRPSDLKTNRGNEKNSEFNPNAGMQVPNLIDDPNAKSSVGQQGLTGATKSGTATEHETGGQPHGGAH; encoded by the coding sequence ATGAAAAAACTGTTTTTGGTTTTGTCGGGCGCAGCTGTTCTGCTTCCTCTTGCAGGCTGCGACCGCAATATGAAATTTTCGCCGGTCGATATGTGGAATCGCTCGCGTTATAAGCCTTTGGAGCCATCGCCGTTCTTCTCCAATGGTTCATCGACGCAGCCTCCTGTTCCTGGCACCGTGGCGCGCGGCCAGCTTCGCACCGACGAACTGTTGTATCAGGGCCGCGTTCGCGGTTCGGGTGTTTCACCGCTGACAACGCAAGGCGACGGCAACAACCTCGCGATGCGTGGCAGCACCGGCGGCAGTAATGCGTCGGTGGGGACTGTTCGCGGCATCAACAATCGTGGGCAGGGCGGACGGAATACGTCCAGCGCTGATTTGCCGGTTGGCGATAACGGATTGGGTACAGACGTGACACTGGCAACGCAATATCCGTTTCCAATTACGATGACTGTGCTCAAGCGCGGCGAAGAGCGTTACAACACGTTTTGCTCGCCGTGTCACGCGCGCGTCGGCGACGGCAACGGCATGATTGTCGAGCGTGGTTTTCCCAAACCGCCATCGTTCCACATCGACCGTTTGCGTAAAGCGCCGGTCGGTCATTACTTCGACGTGATTACGCACGGCTATGGCGCCATGTATCCGTATGGTTCGCGTGTCGAAACGCGCGACCGTTGGGCGATTATTGCTTACATTCGTTTGCTGCAATCGCGCTCGGCGAAATACGGCATCGACGGCCCCCAAACCGATGTTGAACCAGGCAAGCCGCTCTTCAAAGGCGGGCGTCCTTCGGATTTGAAGACGAATCGCGGTAACGAAAAGAACAGCGAGTTCAACCCGAATGCGGGCATGCAGGTGCCGAACCTTATTGACGATCCGAATGCAAAATCAAGCGTAGGCCAGCAAGGATTAACGGGCGCTACCAAGTCGGGCACTGCTACCGAACATGAAACCGGCGGCCAGCCCCATGGAGGCGCGCACTGA
- a CDS encoding SCO family protein has protein sequence MMYRRMLVWLVAALCLSAGGARAQYGSAPGKLGGEGIPNAQDAVIAKVRFDQKLNAQVPLDATFRDEAGKRVDLKQLGGGKPIVLAIVFFECRTLCSEILNETVRSLKDVSFSPGQEYNVVVLSMNPRETPALASEKKRDYMKMFGRAGAEKGWHFLTGEKKQIDRVANAIGYGYAYDAKSDQYAHPNGIVALTPNGKVARYFYGLTYPPRDVKFGLMEASEERIGSPVEQLLLTCFHYDPQTGRYNASIMAIMRLAGATTVLLLVGMVFLLSRREKKPLEIDVKA, from the coding sequence ATGATGTATCGCCGTATGTTGGTTTGGCTGGTTGCTGCGCTGTGTTTATCGGCTGGCGGGGCGCGGGCGCAGTATGGTTCGGCACCCGGAAAGCTGGGTGGCGAGGGCATTCCGAACGCGCAGGACGCAGTGATTGCGAAAGTGCGTTTCGACCAGAAGCTCAATGCTCAAGTGCCGTTGGACGCGACGTTTCGTGACGAGGCCGGAAAGCGAGTCGATTTAAAGCAGCTCGGTGGCGGCAAGCCGATTGTTCTGGCGATTGTGTTTTTCGAGTGCCGCACGTTGTGTTCGGAGATTCTGAACGAAACAGTGCGGAGCTTGAAAGATGTGTCCTTTTCGCCGGGGCAGGAATACAACGTCGTTGTCCTCAGCATGAACCCGCGCGAAACGCCCGCTCTGGCGAGCGAGAAAAAGCGCGATTACATGAAAATGTTCGGTCGCGCTGGAGCCGAGAAGGGTTGGCATTTTCTGACGGGCGAGAAGAAACAAATCGACCGCGTGGCAAACGCGATTGGTTACGGTTACGCCTACGATGCGAAGTCCGATCAGTACGCGCATCCGAACGGCATCGTCGCTTTGACGCCGAACGGGAAAGTCGCGCGCTACTTTTACGGACTGACGTATCCGCCGCGCGATGTAAAGTTCGGCTTGATGGAAGCGAGTGAAGAAAGAATCGGGTCGCCTGTAGAGCAGTTGCTGTTGACCTGCTTTCACTACGATCCGCAGACCGGACGTTACAACGCAAGCATCATGGCAATCATGCGTCTTGCGGGGGCAACAACAGTTTTGTTGCTCGTTGGAATGGTGTTTCTATTGTCGCGGCGCGAAAAGAAGCCGCTGGAAATCGATGTAAAGGCGTAA
- the coxB gene encoding cytochrome c oxidase subunit II: MNDKSPFLPLNPDQASTAGVPLDTLMWALHLLTIIITAGVMIAVILFAIKYRRGSKVDRANPPLEHLTLELTWTILPFIISMGIFAWGAIVYFQNVRERAGSMEIYVTGKQWMWKVQHPNGKWEQNELHVPMGRPVKLTMTSEDVLHDFFIPAFRIKMDVIPGRYTNLHFEATQPGRYHLFCAEYCGTYHSGMVGSVVVMTPADYEKWLRTGNVQNTRAAAGSRLFRQHGCSGCHGPNSSVKAPLLEGIYGSQRALENGKFVVADDRYLHDSILLPQKEIRAGFKPIMPTYKGRISEGEIMQIIDYLKTTDTANQSVNGSSNPYGNGTLGRDASTARSGVIEGSMERTVVGDTINSSSPGSPRNQDVQLGGQPRTSTGSMESTATGMPQNSSTPQSQRNPRGEVERMTR; this comes from the coding sequence ATGAACGACAAGTCGCCGTTTCTACCATTGAATCCCGATCAGGCCTCGACAGCGGGCGTGCCTCTCGACACCTTGATGTGGGCGCTTCACCTCTTGACCATCATTATCACGGCGGGCGTGATGATCGCGGTTATTCTCTTTGCCATCAAGTATCGGCGCGGTTCCAAAGTGGATCGGGCCAACCCGCCACTGGAACACCTCACACTCGAATTGACGTGGACGATTCTTCCGTTCATCATCTCGATGGGCATCTTTGCGTGGGGCGCGATTGTGTATTTCCAGAATGTGCGCGAGCGCGCTGGTTCGATGGAAATCTACGTCACCGGTAAGCAGTGGATGTGGAAAGTTCAGCACCCGAACGGCAAGTGGGAGCAGAACGAACTGCACGTGCCAATGGGCCGCCCGGTGAAACTCACCATGACATCGGAAGACGTTCTTCACGACTTCTTTATTCCTGCATTCCGCATCAAGATGGACGTTATTCCCGGTCGCTATACGAATCTGCACTTTGAGGCGACGCAGCCGGGTCGCTACCATCTTTTCTGCGCCGAGTATTGCGGAACGTATCACTCCGGCATGGTCGGTTCGGTCGTCGTCATGACGCCTGCCGATTACGAAAAATGGCTCCGCACCGGCAATGTGCAGAACACACGCGCGGCTGCCGGTTCGCGCTTGTTCCGTCAGCATGGTTGCTCCGGTTGCCACGGCCCGAACTCTTCGGTGAAAGCGCCGCTTTTGGAAGGCATTTACGGCAGCCAGCGTGCGTTGGAAAACGGCAAGTTCGTCGTCGCCGATGACCGCTATCTGCACGATTCGATTCTGTTGCCGCAAAAGGAAATTCGCGCCGGTTTCAAGCCGATCATGCCGACGTATAAAGGCCGCATTTCCGAAGGCGAGATCATGCAGATCATCGATTATCTCAAAACGACCGATACCGCGAACCAATCCGTCAATGGTAGTTCCAACCCGTATGGAAATGGAACTCTGGGGCGCGACGCATCGACGGCCCGCTCCGGCGTAATCGAAGGCAGCATGGAACGCACAGTCGTTGGTGATACGATCAACAGTAGCTCACCCGGTTCGCCTCGCAACCAGGATGTGCAACTCGGTGGACAACCCCGGACCTCGACGGGAAGTATGGAATCGACCGCTACGGGGATGCCACAAAATTCGAGTACTCCGCAAAGCCAGCGTAACCCACGTGGCGAAGTCGAAAGGATGACGCGATGA
- a CDS encoding cytochrome c oxidase subunit I yields MSSVTYEPKANDGFHSDGVRGDELVASSHAESQIPVNYLNVDHTLKSWLLTLDHKRIAILYLISISFFFFVGGMAATLVRLNLITPAGNLLKAETYNKMFTLHGVMMVFFFLVPAIPATLGNFLIPMMVGARDLAFPKINLLSWYLYMIGGIIALVAMVLGGVDTGWTFYAPYSSLYSNGYVSTTIIGIFLAGFSSIFTGLNVIVTVHKMRAPGLTWFRLPLFVWSIYATSLIMMLGTPVVAITLILLVVERTFGVGIFSPQLGGDPVLFQHLFWFYSHPAVYLMVLPGMAVVSEIITCFARKPIFGYRFVAFSSIAIAVISFLLWGHHMFVAGQSIYANLMFSILSFLVAIPSAVKVFNWTATLYKGSIRFNTPMIYVLGFLGLFTIGGMTGLYLSTLATDVHLSDTYFVIAHFHYVMVGATVMAYLAGIHFWWPKMTGRMYPEAWGKTAAVLLFTGFNLTFFPQFILGIHGMTRRYHAYAPEFQFYNILSTAGASVMALGYILPLFYLIWSLKKGALAPANPFRATGLEWQTPSPPPTLNFDRIPIVTKGPYAYSAEDDEVLDAQADVVVAQAELQATQQMIETAHAAMRGAASVPVNGNGTNGHRGGAPGESGEVLDSGSRSGAISDGGAKANETSYEGGTAGVDVKEETDGKETR; encoded by the coding sequence ATGAGCAGCGTAACTTACGAACCTAAAGCAAACGACGGATTCCATTCGGACGGCGTGCGCGGCGATGAACTCGTCGCCTCGTCGCACGCCGAATCGCAGATTCCCGTCAATTATCTCAACGTCGACCACACTCTTAAGTCGTGGCTGCTGACGCTCGACCATAAGCGCATCGCAATCTTGTACTTGATTTCGATTTCGTTTTTCTTCTTCGTCGGGGGCATGGCGGCGACTTTGGTTCGCCTGAACCTCATTACGCCAGCGGGCAACTTGCTCAAGGCCGAAACCTACAACAAGATGTTCACGCTGCACGGCGTGATGATGGTGTTCTTCTTCCTGGTTCCGGCGATTCCCGCGACGCTTGGCAACTTCCTCATTCCGATGATGGTGGGCGCGCGCGACCTGGCGTTTCCCAAGATCAACCTGCTGTCGTGGTATCTGTATATGATCGGCGGCATTATCGCGCTCGTTGCGATGGTGCTCGGTGGCGTCGATACCGGCTGGACTTTTTACGCGCCGTATTCGAGCCTTTACTCCAACGGCTACGTTTCGACGACGATTATCGGTATCTTTCTCGCGGGCTTCTCCTCGATTTTTACTGGCCTTAACGTCATCGTAACTGTTCATAAGATGCGCGCGCCGGGCCTGACGTGGTTCCGCCTGCCGCTCTTCGTATGGAGTATTTACGCGACCAGCCTTATCATGATGCTGGGTACGCCGGTTGTCGCGATTACTCTGATTTTGCTGGTTGTCGAACGCACGTTCGGCGTCGGTATCTTTTCACCGCAGCTTGGCGGCGACCCTGTTTTGTTCCAGCACTTGTTCTGGTTTTATTCGCATCCCGCGGTTTACCTGATGGTTTTGCCGGGCATGGCTGTGGTTTCGGAAATCATTACCTGCTTTGCTCGCAAGCCGATTTTCGGTTATCGCTTCGTGGCGTTTTCCTCCATCGCGATTGCTGTTATCTCGTTCCTTTTGTGGGGACACCACATGTTCGTTGCAGGCCAGAGCATCTACGCGAACTTGATGTTCTCGATTCTCTCGTTCCTGGTGGCGATTCCTTCCGCGGTTAAAGTCTTCAACTGGACAGCAACGCTTTATAAAGGCTCGATTCGCTTCAACACACCGATGATTTATGTGTTGGGCTTCCTCGGCCTCTTCACTATCGGCGGCATGACGGGTCTTTACCTTTCGACCCTCGCGACCGACGTTCACCTTTCCGATACCTACTTCGTTATCGCTCACTTCCATTACGTTATGGTGGGCGCGACGGTGATGGCCTATCTTGCGGGCATCCACTTCTGGTGGCCCAAGATGACGGGCCGCATGTATCCCGAAGCATGGGGCAAGACGGCTGCTGTTCTGCTGTTCACCGGCTTCAACCTGACGTTCTTCCCGCAGTTCATTCTGGGCATTCACGGCATGACGCGTCGTTATCACGCGTATGCGCCGGAATTCCAGTTCTATAACATCCTCTCGACGGCGGGCGCTTCGGTTATGGCGCTTGGCTACATCTTGCCGCTCTTCTACCTCATCTGGAGTTTGAAGAAAGGCGCGTTGGCTCCGGCGAACCCGTTCCGCGCAACTGGCCTGGAATGGCAGACACCTTCGCCACCGCCGACGCTCAACTTCGACCGTATTCCGATTGTGACCAAAGGCCCTTACGCTTACTCGGCGGAAGACGATGAAGTTTTGGACGCGCAGGCTGATGTTGTTGTCGCGCAAGCCGAATTGCAAGCGACACAGCAAATGATCGAAACGGCTCACGCCGCGATGCGTGGTGCGGCTTCGGTTCCTGTGAATGGAAACGGCACCAACGGTCATCGTGGCGGCGCGCCCGGTGAGTCGGGCGAAGTGCTCGATTCCGGTTCGCGTTCTGGTGCGATTTCCGATGGCGGCGCAAAAGCCAACGAAACATCCTATGAAGGCGGCACCGCTGGCGTCGATGTGAAAGAGGAAACCGACGGAAAGGAGACACGCTAA